A genomic region of Equus caballus isolate H_3958 breed thoroughbred chromosome 1, TB-T2T, whole genome shotgun sequence contains the following coding sequences:
- the CEP55 gene encoding centrosomal protein of 55 kDa isoform X1 encodes MSSRNPKDLIKSKWGSKAGNSKSETALEKFRGEIAALKTSVDEITSGKGKLTDKDRHRLLEKIRVLEAEREKNAHQLTEKDKEIQRLREQLKAKYNATALLEQLEEKTKEGERREQLLKSLSEETDVLKKQLSAATTRLAELEGKASTLRLSQTVATSCFNSSMSNIHEMEIQLKDALEKNQQWLVYDQQREVYVKGLLAKIFELEQKSETAAHSLPQQIKKTESEGCLQEEKQKYYNQLLANAKKDLEVERQTITQLSFELSEFRRKYEETQKEVQDLNQLLCSQRKADVQHLEDDRHKTEKIQRLKEENDIAREKLEEEKKRSEELLSQVQFLYTSLLKQQEEQTRVALLEQQMQACTLDFENEKLDRQNMQHQLHVILKELRKARNQITQLEFLKQPRELAFTEPLFTVQGEAENRGTVASPKSPSAALNESLVECPKCNIQYPATEHRDLLVHVEYCAK; translated from the exons ATGTCTTCCAGAAATCCCAAagatttaattaaaagtaaatggggATCAAAGGCTGGTAACTCCAAATCAGAAACTGCATTAGAGAAATTTAGGGGAGAAATTGCAGCTTTAAAAACATCAGTGGATGAAATCACaagtggaaaaggaaaactgaccgataaagacagacacagactTTTGGAG AAAATTCGAGTCCTTGAAGCTGAGAGGGAGAAGAATGCTCATCAACTCACGGAGAAGGACAAAGAAATACAGCGACTCAGAGAGCAGCTGAAGGCCAAGTACAACGCTACTGCCTTGCTTGAACAgctggaagagaaaacaaaggaaggtGAAAGGCGGGAACAGCTGTTGAAGTCCTTGTCGGAAGAGACAGATGTATTGAAAAAACAGCTGTCTGCTGCAACTACAAGACTTGCCGAACTTGAGGGCAAAGCCAGCACACTGCGTTTGTCACAG ACTGTGGCTACAAGCTGTTTCAACTCATCAATGAGTAATATTCATGAAATGGAAATACAGCTGAAAGAT gcTCTGGAGAAAAATCAGCAGTGGCTTGTGTATGATCAGCAGCGAGAGGTCTATGTAAAAGGACTTTTAGCAAAGATCTTTGAGTTGGAACAGAAATCGGAAACAGCTGCTCATTCACTCCCACAGCAGATAAAAAAGACTGAATCAGAAG GTTGTCttcaagaagaaaagcaaaaatattacaaCCAGCTCTTGGCAAATGCAAAAAAAGATCTTGAGGTTGAACGACAAACCATAACTCAGTTGAGTTTTGAGCTTAGTGAATTTcgaagaaaatatgaagaaaccCAAAAAGAAGTTCAAGATTTAAATCAACTGTTATGCTCACAAAGAAAGGCAGATGTACAACATCTGGAAGATGATAggcataaaacagagaaaatccaGAGGCTCAAGGAAGAGAATGATATTGCTAGGGAAAAActtgaagaagagaagaagagatctGAAGAGCTCTTATCTCAG GTCCAGTTTCTTTACACGTCTCTGTTAAAGcagcaagaagaacaaacaagggtAGCTCTGTTGGAACAACAG ATGCAGGCATGTACCTTAGACTTCGAAAATGAAAAACTTGACCGTCAAAATATGCAGCATCAGTTGCATGTAATTCTTAAAGAGCTCCGAAAAGCAAGAAATCAAATAACACAGTTGGAATTCTTG aagcagCCTCGTGAGCTTGCCTTCACAGAGCCATTATTCACTGTCCAAGGAGAGGCTGAAAACAGAGGAACAGTTGCCTCGCCAAAAAGTCCCTCTGCTGCACTGAATGAAAGCCTGGTGGAGTGTCCCAAGTGCAACATACAGTATCCCGCCACCGAACATCGCGATCTGCTTGTCCATGTTGAATACTGTGCAAAGTAG
- the CEP55 gene encoding centrosomal protein of 55 kDa isoform X2 encodes MSSRNPKDLIKSKWGSKAGNSKSETALEKFRGEIAALKTSVDEITSGKGKLTDKDRHRLLEKIRVLEAEREKNAHQLTEKDKEIQRLREQLKAKYNATALLEQLEEKTKEGERREQLLKSLSEETDVLKKQLSAATTRLAELEGKASTLRLSQTVATSCFNSSMSNIHEMEIQLKDALEKNQQWLVYDQQREVYVKGLLAKIFELEQKSETAAHSLPQQIKKTESEGCLQEEKQKYYNQLLANAKKDLEVERQTITQLSFELSEFRRKYEETQKEVQDLNQLLCSQRKADVQHLEDDRHKTEKIQRLKEENDIAREKLEEEKKRSEELLSQVQFLYTSLLKQQEEQTRVALLEQQMQACTLDFENEKLDRQNMQHQLHVILKELRKARNQITQLEFLG; translated from the exons ATGTCTTCCAGAAATCCCAAagatttaattaaaagtaaatggggATCAAAGGCTGGTAACTCCAAATCAGAAACTGCATTAGAGAAATTTAGGGGAGAAATTGCAGCTTTAAAAACATCAGTGGATGAAATCACaagtggaaaaggaaaactgaccgataaagacagacacagactTTTGGAG AAAATTCGAGTCCTTGAAGCTGAGAGGGAGAAGAATGCTCATCAACTCACGGAGAAGGACAAAGAAATACAGCGACTCAGAGAGCAGCTGAAGGCCAAGTACAACGCTACTGCCTTGCTTGAACAgctggaagagaaaacaaaggaaggtGAAAGGCGGGAACAGCTGTTGAAGTCCTTGTCGGAAGAGACAGATGTATTGAAAAAACAGCTGTCTGCTGCAACTACAAGACTTGCCGAACTTGAGGGCAAAGCCAGCACACTGCGTTTGTCACAG ACTGTGGCTACAAGCTGTTTCAACTCATCAATGAGTAATATTCATGAAATGGAAATACAGCTGAAAGAT gcTCTGGAGAAAAATCAGCAGTGGCTTGTGTATGATCAGCAGCGAGAGGTCTATGTAAAAGGACTTTTAGCAAAGATCTTTGAGTTGGAACAGAAATCGGAAACAGCTGCTCATTCACTCCCACAGCAGATAAAAAAGACTGAATCAGAAG GTTGTCttcaagaagaaaagcaaaaatattacaaCCAGCTCTTGGCAAATGCAAAAAAAGATCTTGAGGTTGAACGACAAACCATAACTCAGTTGAGTTTTGAGCTTAGTGAATTTcgaagaaaatatgaagaaaccCAAAAAGAAGTTCAAGATTTAAATCAACTGTTATGCTCACAAAGAAAGGCAGATGTACAACATCTGGAAGATGATAggcataaaacagagaaaatccaGAGGCTCAAGGAAGAGAATGATATTGCTAGGGAAAAActtgaagaagagaagaagagatctGAAGAGCTCTTATCTCAG GTCCAGTTTCTTTACACGTCTCTGTTAAAGcagcaagaagaacaaacaagggtAGCTCTGTTGGAACAACAG ATGCAGGCATGTACCTTAGACTTCGAAAATGAAAAACTTGACCGTCAAAATATGCAGCATCAGTTGCATGTAATTCTTAAAGAGCTCCGAAAAGCAAGAAATCAAATAACACAGTTGGAATTCTTG GGCTGA
- the CEP55 gene encoding centrosomal protein of 55 kDa isoform X3, with amino-acid sequence MSSRNPKDLIKSKWGSKAGNSKSETALEKFRGEIAALKTSVDEITSGKGKLTDKDRHRLLEKIRVLEAEREKNAHQLTEKDKEIQRLREQLKAKYNATALLEQLEEKTKEGERREQLLKSLSEETDVLKKQLSAATTRLAELEGKASTLRLSQTVATSCFNSSMSNIHEMEIQLKDALEKNQQWLVYDQQREVYVKGLLAKIFELEQKSETAAHSLPQQIKKTESEGCLQEEKQKYYNQLLANAKKDLEVERQTITQLSFELSEFRRKYEETQKEVQDLNQLLCSQRKADVQHLEDDRHKTEKIQRLKEENDIAREKLEEEKKRSEELLSQKQPRELAFTEPLFTVQGEAENRGTVASPKSPSAALNESLVECPKCNIQYPATEHRDLLVHVEYCAK; translated from the exons ATGTCTTCCAGAAATCCCAAagatttaattaaaagtaaatggggATCAAAGGCTGGTAACTCCAAATCAGAAACTGCATTAGAGAAATTTAGGGGAGAAATTGCAGCTTTAAAAACATCAGTGGATGAAATCACaagtggaaaaggaaaactgaccgataaagacagacacagactTTTGGAG AAAATTCGAGTCCTTGAAGCTGAGAGGGAGAAGAATGCTCATCAACTCACGGAGAAGGACAAAGAAATACAGCGACTCAGAGAGCAGCTGAAGGCCAAGTACAACGCTACTGCCTTGCTTGAACAgctggaagagaaaacaaaggaaggtGAAAGGCGGGAACAGCTGTTGAAGTCCTTGTCGGAAGAGACAGATGTATTGAAAAAACAGCTGTCTGCTGCAACTACAAGACTTGCCGAACTTGAGGGCAAAGCCAGCACACTGCGTTTGTCACAG ACTGTGGCTACAAGCTGTTTCAACTCATCAATGAGTAATATTCATGAAATGGAAATACAGCTGAAAGAT gcTCTGGAGAAAAATCAGCAGTGGCTTGTGTATGATCAGCAGCGAGAGGTCTATGTAAAAGGACTTTTAGCAAAGATCTTTGAGTTGGAACAGAAATCGGAAACAGCTGCTCATTCACTCCCACAGCAGATAAAAAAGACTGAATCAGAAG GTTGTCttcaagaagaaaagcaaaaatattacaaCCAGCTCTTGGCAAATGCAAAAAAAGATCTTGAGGTTGAACGACAAACCATAACTCAGTTGAGTTTTGAGCTTAGTGAATTTcgaagaaaatatgaagaaaccCAAAAAGAAGTTCAAGATTTAAATCAACTGTTATGCTCACAAAGAAAGGCAGATGTACAACATCTGGAAGATGATAggcataaaacagagaaaatccaGAGGCTCAAGGAAGAGAATGATATTGCTAGGGAAAAActtgaagaagagaagaagagatctGAAGAGCTCTTATCTCAG aagcagCCTCGTGAGCTTGCCTTCACAGAGCCATTATTCACTGTCCAAGGAGAGGCTGAAAACAGAGGAACAGTTGCCTCGCCAAAAAGTCCCTCTGCTGCACTGAATGAAAGCCTGGTGGAGTGTCCCAAGTGCAACATACAGTATCCCGCCACCGAACATCGCGATCTGCTTGTCCATGTTGAATACTGTGCAAAGTAG